A part of Ignavibacteriales bacterium genomic DNA contains:
- a CDS encoding T9SS type A sorting domain-containing protein — translation MDQLSPDGMPDRAAYLIGQLIIGIPLHILWGVRPCLFSRRITGINSDGSVIVGGSVWPFIWTAATGMQQVVADSSDYWSGDALGISDNGTIVGFVDPGGFNYQAFIKKSGWSDIVYLSTYISDSLGITGYTDWYFAFGQAISADGKTIGISAYSPAGEPKALLLKIDQQVPVELTSFAATTDNQVVNLNWSTATELNNSGFEIQRVNQNSIWIPIGFINGNGTTTNKNDYNFIDQNPLAGVNKYRLKQVDFDGSFEYSHEVEVEIVPQKYILNQNYPNPFNPETNINFSISKEEFVKVNVFNSLGEEVEVLFSGQLNAGSHTLIFNAENYASGLYILKLTAGNFSQTIKMNLMK, via the coding sequence ATGGATCAATTATCGCCGGATGGAATGCCGGACCGGGCGGCGTACCTGATAGGTCAGCTTATTATTGGGATCCCGCTCCACATTTTATGGGGGGTTCGACCCTGCCTATTTAGTCGGAGAATCACGGGGATAAATTCTGATGGCAGTGTCATTGTTGGTGGTTCAGTCTGGCCATTTATTTGGACTGCTGCAACCGGTATGCAGCAAGTTGTTGCAGATTCCTCTGATTATTGGTCCGGTGATGCTTTGGGAATTTCTGATAATGGAACTATCGTGGGCTTTGTTGACCCGGGGGGGTTTAATTATCAGGCATTTATCAAAAAGTCCGGTTGGTCAGATATTGTATATCTTTCAACTTATATCTCTGATAGCCTTGGAATTACAGGCTACACCGATTGGTATTTCGCTTTTGGTCAGGCAATTTCAGCAGATGGAAAAACAATCGGCATCTCTGCATACTCGCCCGCCGGTGAACCCAAAGCATTATTGTTAAAAATAGATCAGCAGGTTCCTGTTGAATTAACTTCGTTTGCTGCAACAACTGACAATCAAGTGGTAAATCTAAACTGGAGCACTGCAACTGAATTAAATAACTCCGGTTTTGAAATTCAAAGAGTAAATCAAAATTCAATTTGGATACCGATAGGCTTTATAAATGGAAATGGAACAACAACTAATAAGAACGATTATAATTTTATAGATCAGAATCCTTTGGCTGGAGTAAACAAATACCGATTGAAACAAGTTGACTTCGATGGCTCCTTCGAGTATTCACACGAAGTTGAAGTAGAGATAGTACCGCAGAAGTATATCCTTAATCAAAATTATCCCAATCCTTTCAATCCGGAGACAAATATAAATTTTAGTATTTCCAAAGAAGAATTTGTAAAAGTAAATGTGTTCAATTCACTTGGAGAAGAAGTTGAAGTATTATTCAGCGGACAGTTGAATGCAGGTTCGCACACACTAATATTTAATGCAGAGAACTATGCAAGCGGTTTGTACATACTTAAACTAACGGCAGGAAACTTTTCCCAAACAATAAAAATGAATTTAATGAAATAA
- a CDS encoding T9SS type A sorting domain-containing protein has product MNDLIKIKNLKSFLVLFIFSLCSLQLLAQSDVRFFNLGFGGGAKVSNNGTYVVGSNYPAAGFIWSEAAGRVSLGNTYSEAFGVSNNGRVAGSFIDSNLIAPNGNPTLRAGYYDSLKWMPLDGYPGYPVLDETSYNYGYGISADGSIIVGMQWLPIYKTEACYWDSAGLHMLGRTGGLSSNALDVANVSNGLKIVGWDGLLNGPGRRAFYWDPTPHFMGGYDSSYPDGQCFGLNSDGTKIVGGSTGALFVWTEGQGMNWFNTSYLNSGSYAKDISDNDIIVGYVDVGGFNYQAFIKRPEWDDILLLQDYLIDSLGVTEAADWLSSFANSISADGLTITGTAYPASGGPIAYVLKFANSVPVELSSFTATTDNQVVNLSWSTATELNNSGFEIQRVNQNSTWIPIGFINGNGTTANKNDYNFIDQNPLAGINKYRLKQVDFDGSFEYSHEVEVEIVPQKYILNQNYPNPFNPETKINFSISKEEFVKVRVFNSLGEEVEILFSGQLNAGSHTLIFNAENYASGLYILKLTAGSFSQTIKINLMK; this is encoded by the coding sequence ATGAATGATTTAATTAAGATCAAAAACTTAAAAAGCTTCTTAGTGCTTTTTATATTTTCTTTATGTTCATTACAACTTTTAGCCCAAAGCGATGTAAGGTTTTTTAATTTAGGTTTTGGCGGAGGCGCCAAAGTTTCGAATAATGGAACTTATGTTGTTGGGTCGAATTATCCCGCTGCAGGTTTTATTTGGTCAGAGGCGGCAGGCAGAGTCAGCCTTGGAAACACTTATTCTGAAGCTTTTGGAGTTTCCAATAATGGAAGAGTTGCAGGGTCTTTCATTGATTCGAACTTAATAGCTCCGAATGGTAACCCAACTCTCAGAGCCGGTTATTACGACAGTCTCAAGTGGATGCCGCTTGATGGTTATCCCGGCTATCCGGTGCTTGATGAAACGTCTTATAATTATGGCTATGGAATCAGCGCTGATGGCTCTATAATAGTTGGGATGCAATGGCTTCCGATATACAAAACAGAAGCTTGTTATTGGGATAGTGCCGGACTTCACATGCTCGGACGAACAGGAGGGCTTAGCAGTAACGCACTTGATGTAGCCAATGTTTCGAATGGATTAAAAATCGTCGGTTGGGATGGCTTACTCAATGGTCCTGGCAGACGAGCATTTTACTGGGACCCCACCCCTCACTTTATGGGCGGTTATGATTCTTCTTATCCGGATGGGCAATGCTTTGGATTAAATTCGGATGGAACTAAAATTGTCGGTGGTTCAACAGGAGCATTATTTGTATGGACAGAGGGACAAGGAATGAATTGGTTTAATACTTCTTATTTAAACTCCGGCTCTTATGCTAAGGATATTTCTGATAATGATATTATTGTTGGATATGTTGACGTTGGCGGTTTTAATTATCAAGCATTTATTAAAAGACCCGAATGGGATGATATACTACTACTTCAAGATTATCTTATAGATAGTTTGGGTGTAACTGAAGCAGCCGACTGGCTAAGTTCATTTGCAAATTCTATTTCTGCCGATGGCTTAACGATTACCGGTACGGCTTATCCAGCCTCCGGAGGACCAATTGCTTATGTGCTGAAGTTTGCAAACTCTGTTCCCGTTGAATTAAGTTCGTTTACTGCAACAACTGACAATCAAGTGGTAAATCTAAGCTGGAGCACTGCAACTGAATTAAATAATTCCGGTTTTGAAATTCAAAGAGTAAATCAAAATTCAACCTGGATACCTATTGGATTTATAAATGGAAATGGAACGACTGCTAATAAGAACGATTATAATTTTATAGATCAAAATCCTTTGGCTGGAATAAACAAATACCGATTGAAACAAGTTGACTTTGATGGTTCTTTCGAATATTCACACGAAGTTGAAGTTGAGATAGTACCGCAGAAGTATATCCTTAATCAAAATTATCCCAATCCTTTCAATCCGGAAACAAAAATAAACTTTAGTATTTCCAAAGAAGAATTTGTAAAAGTAAGAGTGTTCAATTCGCTCGGAGAGGAAGTTGAAATATTATTCAGCGGACAGTTGAATGCGGGTTCGCACACACTAATATTTAATGCAGAGAACTATGCAAGCGGTTTGTACATACTTAAACTAACGGCGGGAAGTTTTTCCCAAACAATAAAAATAAATTTAATGAAATAA
- a CDS encoding T9SS type A sorting domain-containing protein yields MYKKLTIFFTALIIIVINFNIEAQPTAYAFDGAFFRYGTIDLNSGAFTSLNFLPQGNDKYPVSGDNDGINSQYTIMANFSLTGFYLYHLDFVSLTADSIAEVGPLAAGQSQIRALAHNTVNDVWYVISGNDFADASVLYTLNLSNGELTVVGNIQNANFPAAFAIDCFGNAYVVNIEFAGFSTAAVFYSLNLTTAAATQIGTDLGLPDVSFGSQDMDFNPVDSTLYWAGYWIAGFNEGGSFRLIDVNNGTSTEIGTYVQFETITGFSINANCVIPVELTSFSTKVINNSVSLDWSTATETNNSGFDIERKSANSNWQKIGFVTGSGTTTEKRNYSFTDNSLNSGSYSYRLKQIDYNGQFEYSNEVEVVINQPMEYSLDQNYPNPFNPSTTIEFTIPQASSVNLVVYNILGQEVRTLVNEFKEAGIYKMNFDAKELNSGMYIYKLEAASPTGLVFTQVRKMLMLK; encoded by the coding sequence ATGTATAAAAAACTAACTATCTTTTTCACGGCGCTGATAATTATTGTTATCAACTTCAACATCGAAGCACAACCAACAGCGTATGCTTTTGATGGCGCATTTTTTAGATACGGCACTATTGATTTAAACTCAGGCGCATTTACATCATTGAATTTTCTTCCACAAGGAAATGATAAATATCCTGTTTCCGGAGATAACGATGGCATAAACAGTCAATATACCATTATGGCTAATTTTAGTCTTACCGGTTTTTATTTATACCATCTGGATTTTGTATCACTCACAGCAGACAGTATTGCCGAGGTTGGACCACTGGCTGCCGGACAATCACAGATTAGAGCACTTGCTCACAACACAGTGAATGATGTGTGGTATGTGATAAGCGGTAATGATTTTGCCGATGCTTCCGTGTTATACACATTGAATCTTAGTAACGGGGAATTAACCGTCGTCGGAAATATTCAAAATGCAAATTTTCCTGCGGCATTCGCTATTGACTGCTTCGGGAACGCTTACGTTGTCAATATCGAGTTTGCTGGATTTTCAACTGCTGCTGTATTTTACTCATTAAATCTTACGACTGCTGCGGCAACTCAAATCGGTACTGATTTGGGACTGCCCGACGTGAGTTTTGGAAGCCAGGATATGGACTTTAATCCTGTTGATAGTACTCTTTACTGGGCTGGATACTGGATAGCAGGATTTAATGAAGGCGGGTCTTTCAGGTTGATTGATGTCAATAATGGCACTTCCACAGAGATTGGGACTTATGTCCAGTTTGAAACAATAACCGGCTTTAGTATAAATGCAAATTGTGTAATCCCTGTTGAACTAACTTCTTTTTCGACTAAAGTAATTAATAATTCTGTCTCTCTGGATTGGAGTACGGCAACTGAAACAAACAACTCCGGTTTTGACATTGAAAGAAAATCAGCAAATAGCAATTGGCAAAAAATTGGATTTGTCACCGGTTCGGGCACAACAACTGAAAAAAGAAATTACTCGTTTACGGATAACTCTCTTAATTCGGGGTCTTACTCTTATCGTTTAAAGCAAATTGATTATAACGGTCAGTTTGAATATTCCAATGAAGTTGAAGTTGTTATAAATCAGCCGATGGAATATTCACTTGATCAGAATTATCCAAACCCATTTAATCCATCTACAACAATTGAGTTCACAATTCCTCAAGCATCGAGTGTAAACTTAGTAGTTTATAACATACTTGGGCAGGAGGTAAGAACACTCGTAAATGAATTTAAAGAAGCCGGTATCTATAAAATGAACTTTGACGCCAAAGAATTGAATAGTGGAATGTATATTTACAAACTTGAAGCTGCTTCACCGACAGGGTTGGTATTCACTCAAGTTCGCAAGATGTTGATGCTAAAGTAA